A stretch of Vigna angularis cultivar LongXiaoDou No.4 chromosome 4, ASM1680809v1, whole genome shotgun sequence DNA encodes these proteins:
- the LOC108330320 gene encoding protein SLOW GREEN 1, chloroplastic — protein sequence MASTSVTTFSIYSESQSKFRNFLGHPLIPNRNKPTSISVPPAMVRATLFSTFTSSQTPCTPCSNFSPGRALFKFVSEKVAFFLIGSFLVSGAFSRRAAFAEASPSVSSDVVLEEKMKPEEEKNEEDESDQEEEMWEKVLEKDPKSVEALKVVLYGKIKRGKSKEALKFVEDLIAAEPKEVEWRLLLALCYETVGQLSKAKRLFREILKRRPLLLRALHGLAMAMHKNHEGPAIFEMLNKAQELASRENRVTEERNIRILIAQMHAVQGNLEEGIKKLQELIDQNPRDFRPYICQGIIYSLMGKTEEAAQQFETYQSLVPEEFPQRGFLDDVAIAAKKTSFEKFNREFRNQFSYRK from the exons ATGGCTTCAACTTCAGTCACCACTTTCTCCATCTACTCCGAATCCCAATCAAAGTTCCGCAATTTCCTAGGCCACCCACTGATTCCTAACCGCAACAAACCCACATCAATTTCGGTTCCACCAGCCATGGTTCGCGCCACCCTTTTCTCGAcattcacttcctctcaaacCCCTTGCACACCCTGCTCGAATTTTTCACCGGGAAGAGCTTTATTCAAGTTCGTCTCAGAAAAGGTGGCATTTTTCCTCATTGGGTCGTTTCTGGTGTCGGGGGCCTTCAGCAGGAGAGCTGCTTTTGCAGAAGCATCGCCTTCTGTGAGTTCTGATGTTGTGTTGGAGGAGAAGATGAAGccggaagaagagaaaaatgaggAAGATGAAAGCGATCAAGAGGAGGAAATGTGGGAGAAGGTTTTGGAGAAGGATCCGAAAAGTGTCGAGGCTCTCAAGGTGGTTTTGTATGGGAAAATTAAGAGAGGGAAGTCAAAGGAGGCTTTGAAGTTTGTGGAGGATTTAATTGCTGCGGAGCCGAAAGAGGTTGAGTGGAGGCTTTTGCTTGCACTTTGTTATGAGACAGTGGGGCAATTGAGTAAAGCTAAAAGATTGTTCAGGGAAATCTTGAAGAGAAGGCCTCTTCTACTCAGAGCATTGCAT GGTTTGGCTATGGCAATGCATAAAAACCATGAAGGTCCTGCTATATTTGAAATGCTAAATAAGGCTCAAGAGTTAGCTTCTCGTGAAAACAGAGTTACTGAGGAGAGAAACATAAGAATCTTAATTGCACAAATGCATGCTGTACAG GGTAATCTGGAGGAGGGCATAAAGAAATTGCAAGAATTGATTGACCAAAATCCTCGAGATTTTAGGCCTTATATTTGTCAG GGAATAATATACAGTCTCATGGGTAAAACTGAAGAAGCTGCACAGCAGTTTGAAACATATCAAAGTCTTGTGCCTGAAGAATTTCCTCAGAGGGGATTTCTGGATGATGTTGCCATAGCAGCAAAAAAAACATCCTTTGAAAAGTTTAATAGAGAATTtagaaatcaattttcttatCGGAAATAG